The sequence AGGTAAACATGTCTCTTCTTAGTTAGCTACCTGTTGCTAACTTATGCATAGCTGGTGTACTGAAGCGGCGGACCTGTTATTCTTCATTTCAGATCATAATTATTAACTTATTAACGCATCTACCGTTGTCTATATTTATTTGTAATTAGGACTAGACGGTATCTATAGCGCTGGAAAATATTCAAAACTTTGCTCAACATTGTCAGAGTTAATAGTGTAAATAGTATTGTCATAGTTTCGTTTTTACATTGTCTCAACAGTGTTGGGCGTAGCTTACAGCGGAAGAGGCCAAAACTAAAGGCAAAGTTACTGTCTATGGCAACATTCTAGAAATGGCTCTTCGAACTGTTTTCTCTGAAAAACTACCTGCTATTGCATTTGTAACTGAGTGCAGTGGGCTACGTGTGTTATAGTGTAGTGAGTTGGGCCTACATATCAGTGAGAGAAAGTCAGTTTTTGTTAGGTGTAGGGTCAGGTGTCAGGGtcttccctgtctctctctttgtgcacATATGAGAACAACAAGGGCATTTCTGGATTTTTCTTATTATGCTGAGCAATGCACTCATTCTGCCTCTCAGCAATGTGTTAAAATTAAATGGCACTTGTGTATCAATCTCTGCAATCTCTCAAGACTGATGCAGTATTGATGAAGCGTGCCATTTGGGccattctgtgtcaaatcagacaacattcaggaaaatggttgctgcACCATCTACATAATATTTAGGTTCCAAAACTAaggcctgtgaaatatttttgttaaattccaatgttttcatacattttgaatattgtttacactctcagaaatgcctatcttggaggccatgtttgggcattaatatcttgaAATGTATTATTCCTAGCTTGACAAAACTTTGTAGGGTGGAAGTCAGACATGTTCTCGGTATAATTTGGACCGTTAAAAGTTTGTACATGGTATTGTCCATGCCggattagcgattgtatttgcATGCCCGTGTTTTAGGTACATTGGGAATGGGCTccaatggcctcttggccagactgacctgcagagcaaatcccaaatttgctgaaAGATTATATGGGTAATTCCAGGCAAATGGCTGTCAACAAACACCCCTGAAGATGAGTGCTTTTTTAATTGTAATAAAAAACCTAAGAAATACAATGTACGAGAGTCTTAATGTCTGTGGGCGGCTCTAAGGAGCACTgctctgccactctgctcagCTTCAAGTCGTTATAAAGAAGTGATTTTAGCTACCACCTTTTTCCTAAAAACGCCAGCCTACGTGCAGTGGCTGCACAAAATAAGGAAGGAAGGATTATTGTGAGCAAATGTTTTGGTACAACTGAAGCACTCCTCTTCAGGTGCTTGTTGACAGTGATGTCAACGAACAGGAAACTTGTTTGCCGACTTCAAGTAAGTTGCAAAACAACTGGTGGTATCGAGGGTCTTGTACTTGATACTTTTTTGTATCCACATGACTCCAATCATTATTTTGTCTGCAAATACGCAGCCAATTTGCAATATGGctaaaatggtatgtggggtatGTAGGAATAGCTCAGTTTATAGTCATTTTGTGTAGAATACATTAATCAGTATGTAATGAAAAAAATCAATGAGAAAGGCGTACAAACTTTAAGGTTCAGGCATGCTGACACCATATCTGTCTTCCACCCGAAGTTTAGGCTGCCTATGAAtaattattttaattatattaatgcccaaacattgctTCCCAGATAATGGGATTTTCAGGCTGAAAATAATATGAAGACAtaggatttgaacagaaatattttacaggccttggttttgggaCCCATTCTTGATAAAGACAAGGTTTGGACAAAGatctgagacggtgcagcaacaaccttatctgatttgacatggaatcactattttattacacacacacacacacacacacacacacacacacacacacacttaaagttACAAACTCTTTTTACTTTTCATCCAGCATTGGTTTCACAAACACCTGCACCCTCATCTGCCTTCCCCCACCCCTAGATGGCGCTGTGGCAGGAAGACTCTTCCAGTATGCTGGAAGATGAGCTGACATGCCCTGTCTGCTTGGACCTGTTCCGTGACCCCCACCAGCTGCCCTGCGGCCACAACTTCTGCTTGCCGTGCCTGCAGCGCCTTCGTGGGGGTGGTGGCGGAAGTAGCCTAAGAggctccctctcttcatcctccaccTCGTTTCTGCGAGCCCGTATCCGCTGCCCCGAGTGCCGCCAGCAGCAACGCGGCTCAGCCGGCATCCAGCGCAACTTCAAGCTGGCCAACATCGCCGACGGCTACCGGCAGAGGAGGGACCAGCACGGGGCGGCCGCCCAGCAGGGCGCGTGTGCAAGCACGAGCGGTGGCGGCGACGGCGGGGCCGTTTCTGACGCTGTCAGCAGGAGCGCACGGCCAGGGCGCGCCAGCACCCCAATGTACTGCGACTTCTGCCCGCAGCCCTCAGATGCCTGCGCCGGTGGCTCCCGGGACGTGTGCCCGTCAGATGGCCCGAGCAGCGTCTTTGTatcttccacctcctccccactttcctcctcttcctcctcctcctcttcctcctccctctctccctcctcctcctcctcttgcgccacagctgggctAGCGGTCAAGATGTGCCTGAAGTGCGAGGTCTCCATGTGCGTGGAGCACCTGCGACCGCACCTGGAGCTGCCGGCCTTCCGCGGGCACACGCTGGTGGAGCCGCACGGCGACTTGCGCATCCGCCGATGCCCGCAGCACGAGGAGGCCTTCCGCTACTACTGCATGGAGGAGCACGTGTGCTTGTGCAGCTCCTGCATCATCATCGGCGAGCACAGCGGCCACACCATCAAGACCCTCAAGGACGCCATGAAGGACATGAAGGTAAGGCCTGAAAGGCTAGGACAATGGTGGGACAAGGTTAACTACAAGGTCTTGCTGTGTGAGCTACTTCAGGGAGGGTTAGCCATCAGTTATTCTATATAAATGAGTAGCTTAATGCTCTGATATGCAGAGATTTTATTCTTTTTGAGGTATGTTTTTAAACAAAACTAGTTTTGGTATCTTCCAGcttttcatatcaaaattcctGACTCCGCCTTTAGGCTAATATTGAGTGATGTACAATATAACTACAAATATTGATATGTAGTT comes from Alosa sapidissima isolate fAloSap1 chromosome 18, fAloSap1.pri, whole genome shotgun sequence and encodes:
- the zgc:92594 gene encoding E3 ubiquitin-protein ligase TRIM8 isoform X2 — encoded protein: MALWQEDSSSMLEDELTCPVCLDLFRDPHQLPCGHNFCLPCLQRLRGGGGGSSLRGSLSSSSTSFLRARIRCPECRQQQRGSAGIQRNFKLANIADGYRQRRDQHGAAAQQGACASTSGGGDGGAVSDAVSRSARPGRASTPMYCDFCPQPSDACAGGSRDVCPSDGPSSVFVSSTSSPLSSSSSSSSSSSLSPSSSSSCATAGLAVKMCLKCEVSMCVEHLRPHLELPAFRGHTLVEPHGDLRIRRCPQHEEAFRYYCMEEHVCLCSSCIIIGEHSGHTIKTLKDAMKDMKFSLQKQLQRVSRKISKVEKTLQDHNDQERKNKAFLDDTDQRVAMLGDVLSGQVAGFLSALRECTSSHCGSAATGSATQSEVQQTRGRIARDQEYLLGVQRNLQGLMDESDSFTFLKEYHTTGKRMRRLLRRPLYTPDFCGVDTEALAMSMENKMEDFLVSLRQHGSNFIDTVCTMHEEEQGEDYHSENDNEDEDSEDDHEEQNISDEEDDESSTEEEEEEEDDGNHSGSIDGSYSPEEEEEEEEEEDNVDEEEAGDDSSSD
- the zgc:92594 gene encoding E3 ubiquitin-protein ligase TRIM8 isoform X1, translating into MSTNRKLVCRLQMALWQEDSSSMLEDELTCPVCLDLFRDPHQLPCGHNFCLPCLQRLRGGGGGSSLRGSLSSSSTSFLRARIRCPECRQQQRGSAGIQRNFKLANIADGYRQRRDQHGAAAQQGACASTSGGGDGGAVSDAVSRSARPGRASTPMYCDFCPQPSDACAGGSRDVCPSDGPSSVFVSSTSSPLSSSSSSSSSSSLSPSSSSSCATAGLAVKMCLKCEVSMCVEHLRPHLELPAFRGHTLVEPHGDLRIRRCPQHEEAFRYYCMEEHVCLCSSCIIIGEHSGHTIKTLKDAMKDMKFSLQKQLQRVSRKISKVEKTLQDHNDQERKNKAFLDDTDQRVAMLGDVLSGQVAGFLSALRECTSSHCGSAATGSATQSEVQQTRGRIARDQEYLLGVQRNLQGLMDESDSFTFLKEYHTTGKRMRRLLRRPLYTPDFCGVDTEALAMSMENKMEDFLVSLRQHGSNFIDTVCTMHEEEQGEDYHSENDNEDEDSEDDHEEQNISDEEDDESSTEEEEEEEDDGNHSGSIDGSYSPEEEEEEEEEEDNVDEEEAGDDSSSD